The following DNA comes from Meiothermus sp..
GCACACACTGGAAATAATCCATGCAAATGACGCCCACAGGAAAACAGTTATTGTTGAAAGCGGCAGCAGAGCTAGGGTTGAACCTCGAGACCCACATCCCTCAATTCTCCAAGCTTTTCGAACTGCTCACCGAGGTCAATCAAACAACCAACCTCACGGCCATTCGGGACGAACAGGGTATAATCCTAAAGCACTTTGTAGACTCTTTAACCTGCCTGACCTATCCCGGGTTGCTGGAGGCGATGTCGGTGATAGACGTAGGCACCGGCGCTGGGTTTCCGGGTTTGCCGTTGGCGATTGTGCGACCGGATACGCACTTTGACCTCCTTGACGCTACGAAAAAAAAGATTGAGTTTGTCGCTCGAGCAATTCAGACCCTGGGGTTGCAAAACGCCCGGGCTCTATGGGGGCGCTCCGAGGAGCTTGCTCATGAAAATGTAAAACGTGAAACATATGGGGCGGCCCT
Coding sequences within:
- the rsmG gene encoding 16S rRNA (guanine(527)-N(7))-methyltransferase RsmG, which gives rise to MQMTPTGKQLLLKAAAELGLNLETHIPQFSKLFELLTEVNQTTNLTAIRDEQGIILKHFVDSLTCLTYPGLLEAMSVIDVGTGAGFPGLPLAIVRPDTHFDLLDATKKKIEFVARAIQTLGLQNARALWGRSEELAHENVKRETYGAALSRAVSSLATVAELTLPLVRVGGFVLVQKGANVEQEIAGARGALRKLGGEIDQILRLELPISKEARNLIILRKVATTPPAYPRKPGVPAKNPLS